In the Bacillus shivajii genome, one interval contains:
- the rpoN gene encoding RNA polymerase factor sigma-54: MNMDFGLFQKQSMKLVMTNELRQAITILQYSVLDLREYLHEQQLENPLIELKDHEAHEDIQRQQLDSSSLTSYGSTHRNQDDDDDEYSPLDHISDQQEGLQDYLLNQVRYLHLEEQMKRIVTYLALSVDENGYLTQTYEEMAREMDEPIELVDEAIQVLQSFEPHGIGASSLKECLLIQLRQMETRDELAEVIVDRYLDELAKKQYKKIAQELEVQTEDIQLVADYIQTLNPKPGALFHTEPAKYVVPDITLKKVQGQYIVVLNEQQLPKLLMNKKYESLLNEQGSEIEQYVKQKYEQFQWIIKSIQQRQETLKKVTEAIARHQYEFLEYGPSHLKPLTLKEIAEEVDVHESTVSRATTNKYVQTPKGLYELKYFFTSSVGKGTEESASSEKVKIFLKKMVDAENKKKPLSDQKLANELKEDHGIHVSRRTVAKYREEMHIPSSSQRKRFD; the protein is encoded by the coding sequence ATGAATATGGATTTTGGATTGTTTCAGAAACAATCAATGAAGCTGGTCATGACGAATGAATTACGTCAGGCAATAACAATTTTACAATATTCTGTTCTCGACTTACGTGAATATTTGCATGAGCAGCAGCTTGAAAATCCGTTGATTGAGCTGAAAGATCATGAGGCTCATGAAGACATTCAGCGGCAACAACTTGACTCATCATCCTTAACTTCCTATGGAAGCACCCACCGTAATCAGGACGATGATGATGATGAGTATTCACCACTGGATCATATTAGTGATCAACAAGAAGGACTGCAAGATTACTTATTAAATCAAGTTCGCTACTTGCATTTAGAAGAGCAAATGAAGAGGATTGTCACTTATTTAGCATTAAGTGTCGATGAAAACGGGTATTTAACCCAGACGTATGAAGAAATGGCGCGTGAAATGGATGAACCAATAGAACTTGTAGATGAAGCGATTCAAGTACTACAAAGCTTTGAACCGCATGGGATTGGAGCGTCATCATTAAAGGAATGTTTACTCATCCAGCTTAGACAAATGGAAACTCGTGACGAGTTAGCGGAAGTCATTGTCGATCGTTATCTTGATGAATTAGCCAAAAAACAATATAAAAAAATCGCCCAAGAACTAGAGGTTCAAACCGAAGATATACAACTTGTAGCTGATTATATCCAAACGTTGAATCCAAAGCCTGGAGCGCTTTTTCATACAGAACCAGCAAAGTATGTTGTTCCTGATATAACGTTGAAAAAAGTGCAAGGACAATATATCGTCGTTTTAAATGAACAGCAGTTACCGAAATTACTTATGAATAAGAAATATGAATCTTTGTTAAATGAGCAAGGTAGTGAAATTGAACAATACGTCAAACAAAAGTATGAACAATTTCAATGGATTATAAAAAGTATTCAACAAAGACAAGAAACATTAAAGAAAGTAACTGAAGCCATTGCACGTCACCAATATGAATTTCTTGAGTATGGCCCATCTCATTTGAAACCGTTAACATTAAAGGAGATTGCTGAAGAAGTCGACGTTCACGAATCGACTGTTTCGAGAGCGACGACGAACAAATATGTGCAAACCCCCAAAGGGTTATATGAGTTGAAATATTTCTTTACGTCCTCTGTCGGAAAAGGAACGGAAGAATCTGCATCTTCAGAGAAAGTAAAAATATTTTTGAAAAAAATGGTTGATGCAGAAAATAAGAAAAAGCCTCTTTCTGATCAAAAATTAGCAAATGAGCTGAAAGAGGATCATGGAATTCATGTTTCGAGACGGACGGTAGCAAAATATCGAGAAGAAATGCATATTCCATCATCTTCTCAAAGGAAACGTTTTGATTAA
- the gap gene encoding type I glyceraldehyde-3-phosphate dehydrogenase gives MATKIGINGFGRIGRNVFRAAINNPEVDIVAVNDLTDANMLAHLLQYDTVHGKFDATVEVQGENLVVDGKEIKVLAERDPAQLGWSDLGVEVVVESTGRFTKRDDAAKHIEAGAKKVIISAPANQEDITIVMGVNEDKYDAGSHHVISNASCTTNCLAPFAKVLNDKFGLKRGMMTTVHSYTNDQQILDLPHKDYRRARAAAENIIPTSTGAAKAVSLVLPELEGKLNGGAMRVPTPNVSLVDLVAELDKDVTADEVNAAFKEAAEGELNGVLAYSEEPLVSGDYNGNPSSSTIDSLSTMVMEGNMVKVISWYDNEAGYSHRVVDLVEYIAKQGL, from the coding sequence ATGGCTACAAAAATTGGTATTAATGGATTTGGACGTATTGGACGTAACGTTTTCCGTGCAGCAATCAATAACCCTGAGGTAGATATTGTTGCAGTAAACGACTTAACAGATGCAAACATGTTAGCACACTTATTACAATATGACACTGTTCACGGTAAGTTTGATGCAACGGTTGAAGTACAAGGCGAAAACCTTGTTGTCGATGGAAAAGAAATTAAAGTATTAGCTGAGCGTGATCCAGCACAATTAGGGTGGAGCGATCTAGGTGTTGAAGTTGTTGTTGAATCAACAGGCCGTTTCACAAAGCGTGACGATGCTGCTAAACATATTGAAGCAGGTGCGAAAAAAGTAATCATCTCTGCTCCAGCTAACCAAGAAGATATCACAATTGTTATGGGTGTTAACGAAGATAAGTATGATGCAGGAAGCCACCATGTTATTTCAAACGCTTCTTGTACAACAAACTGTCTTGCACCATTTGCGAAAGTATTAAATGACAAGTTCGGACTTAAGCGTGGTATGATGACAACGGTTCACTCTTACACAAACGATCAGCAAATTCTTGATCTTCCACATAAAGATTACCGTCGTGCGCGTGCTGCTGCAGAGAACATCATCCCGACATCAACTGGTGCGGCAAAAGCGGTATCACTTGTTCTTCCAGAGCTTGAAGGTAAGTTAAACGGTGGAGCAATGCGCGTACCAACTCCAAACGTTTCTCTAGTTGACCTTGTTGCTGAGTTAGACAAAGATGTAACAGCAGACGAAGTAAATGCAGCATTTAAAGAAGCAGCTGAAGGAGAGCTTAACGGTGTACTAGCTTACAGCGAAGAGCCATTAGTATCTGGTGACTATAACGGAAACCCATCTTCTTCAACAATTGATTCACTTTCTACAATGGTTATGGAAGGAAACATGGTAAAAGTAATTTCTTGGTACGATAACGAAGCTGGTTACTCTCACCGTGTTGTTGACCTTGTTGAATACATTGCTAAGCAAGGACTATAA
- a CDS encoding gluconeogenesis factor YvcK family protein, protein MKKANVVVIGGGTGLSVLLRGLKTFPVDITAIVTVADDGGSSGRLRKELRIPPPGDVRNVLIALSEVEPLVEELFQHRFQNGNGLSGHSLGNLLLAGMTSITGDFSRGVQELSKVLNVKGKVLPAANEEIVLHAEFEDGTYIEGESQIPLSGKKIKRVFLEPSHPEPLQESLLAIEEADLLVFGPGSLYTSIIPNLLVPEMTEAIRNSKAWKVYICNVMTQPGETDHYSAGDHIQAIYDHVGGDLLNAILVNTQKIPFSYAQRYAEEGATEVEVDESRLKNMGLDIIGDDLLYYENQLLRHDALKLSQRLVSML, encoded by the coding sequence TTACAGCAATTGTGACCGTTGCAGATGACGGTGGAAGCTCTGGGCGATTAAGAAAAGAATTAAGAATCCCACCACCTGGGGATGTGCGGAATGTCTTAATCGCATTATCTGAAGTTGAGCCGCTAGTAGAGGAGTTATTCCAGCACCGTTTTCAAAATGGGAACGGGTTAAGTGGACACTCATTAGGTAATTTACTATTGGCAGGAATGACCTCTATTACAGGTGACTTTTCTCGTGGAGTGCAAGAGCTAAGTAAAGTATTAAATGTAAAAGGGAAGGTTCTGCCGGCAGCGAACGAAGAGATTGTTCTTCATGCAGAGTTTGAAGACGGGACATATATTGAAGGTGAGTCCCAAATCCCTCTTTCTGGAAAGAAGATTAAACGTGTTTTTCTTGAACCTTCACACCCGGAACCGTTGCAAGAGTCGCTACTTGCAATCGAGGAAGCAGACCTCCTTGTATTTGGCCCTGGTAGTTTATATACAAGCATTATTCCAAACTTGCTAGTACCAGAGATGACAGAAGCGATTCGGAATTCGAAGGCGTGGAAAGTTTATATTTGTAACGTCATGACACAACCCGGAGAAACAGATCATTATTCTGCTGGCGATCATATTCAAGCGATTTATGATCACGTCGGCGGAGACTTATTAAACGCTATTTTAGTGAATACACAGAAGATCCCATTTTCATATGCGCAGCGTTACGCAGAAGAAGGGGCAACAGAAGTCGAAGTGGATGAAAGTAGATTAAAGAATATGGGACTAGACATCATCGGTGATGACTTGCTATATTATGAAAATCAATTATTACGTCATGATGCATTGAAGTTATCGCAACGATTAGTATCAATGTTATAA
- the whiA gene encoding DNA-binding protein WhiA — translation MSFASMTKKELTQLDVKPCCAKAELAALIRMNGSISLRQMQITLDIQTENAAIARRIYTLIKKIFDVHVELLVRRKMRLKKNNVYVVRVSKEARYMLENLSIVDATFAFTREISSELIKKDCCKRSYLRGAFLAGGSVNHPETSSYHLEIFSFYEEHIQSLLSLMDEFDLKAKTLERKKGFILYLKEGERISEFLNVIGAHQALLRFEDVRIMKDMRNSVNRLVNCETANLNKTVGAAMRQVENIRFIQKEVGLETLPDKLREIAELRVKHQDVTLKELGEMVQSGKVSKSGVNHRLRKIDEFATKLRAGEKV, via the coding sequence GTGTCTTTTGCTTCCATGACGAAAAAAGAACTAACACAATTAGATGTGAAACCATGCTGTGCGAAAGCAGAGCTAGCTGCACTCATTCGCATGAATGGATCGATTTCTTTACGCCAAATGCAAATCACTCTTGATATACAGACAGAAAATGCTGCAATAGCCCGTCGAATATATACGCTTATTAAGAAAATCTTTGATGTCCATGTTGAGCTTCTTGTGCGCCGAAAAATGAGATTGAAAAAGAACAATGTGTATGTCGTAAGAGTTTCAAAAGAAGCAAGGTATATGCTTGAAAATTTAAGTATTGTAGATGCAACATTTGCATTTACGCGAGAAATATCATCAGAGTTAATTAAGAAAGATTGCTGTAAACGTTCGTATTTAAGAGGCGCGTTTTTAGCAGGAGGGTCAGTGAACCACCCGGAGACATCATCTTACCATTTAGAAATTTTCTCTTTTTATGAGGAACACATTCAATCATTACTTTCTTTAATGGATGAATTTGATTTAAAAGCGAAAACATTAGAAAGAAAAAAAGGGTTTATCCTCTACTTAAAAGAAGGAGAACGTATTAGTGAATTTTTAAATGTCATTGGCGCACACCAAGCATTGCTTCGATTTGAAGATGTAAGGATCATGAAGGATATGAGAAACTCGGTTAATCGTCTCGTTAATTGTGAAACAGCAAACTTAAACAAGACGGTCGGAGCAGCGATGCGTCAAGTAGAAAACATCCGTTTTATTCAAAAAGAAGTAGGCTTAGAGACTCTACCTGATAAACTAAGAGAAATTGCGGAATTAAGAGTGAAGCACCAAGATGTGACGTTAAAAGAGCTAGGTGAAATGGTTCAAAGCGGGAAAGTAAGTAAATCAGGTGTCAATCACAGACTACGTAAAATTGATGAATTCGCTACAAAATTAAGAGCAGGAGAGAAGGTTTAA
- a CDS encoding glutaredoxin family protein translates to MPTYYFYTKEDCPLCIKGLAVVKELQRDYRFDIEMRDIYKNDKWLETYQIRIPVLESDSGEVLDEGIISYYTLEEKLKKIFC, encoded by the coding sequence ATGCCGACTTATTATTTTTACACGAAAGAGGATTGCCCTCTTTGCATAAAAGGCTTGGCGGTTGTGAAAGAGCTTCAGCGAGATTACCGATTTGACATTGAGATGCGAGACATTTATAAAAATGATAAGTGGTTAGAAACTTATCAAATTCGTATCCCGGTTCTGGAAAGTGATTCTGGTGAAGTATTAGATGAAGGAATTATTTCTTACTATACTCTTGAAGAGAAGCTAAAAAAAATATTTTGTTAA
- a CDS encoding sugar-binding transcriptional regulator — protein sequence MNMLLEIQKKLLPDLLDVLGMRFRVLRFIRLMEPIGRRALANSIEMSERTLRTEVTFLKEQGLVNFSTAGMTLTEEGKNLLVQLEEVMKEVFDIRSMEEKLQNTLGLKEVIIVPGNSDEFTWVKKEMGRACVSFMKKKLSETDNTIAVTGGTSIAAVAEMMVPDTDLKQALFVPARGGLGEQVENQANTICATMARKAMGSYKLLHVPDQLSNDAYQSLIEEPSVKQILELIRSANMVIHGIGDAKKMAERRNSPEGIIEKLEKERAVAEAFGYYFDESGDIIHKVLTIGLQLKDLQDIPHIIAVSGGASKAKAIKAYMKHGPSDVLVTDEGAARAILNEV from the coding sequence ATGAACATGTTATTAGAAATCCAAAAAAAACTTTTACCCGATTTACTCGATGTTTTAGGTATGAGGTTTCGAGTATTGCGATTCATCAGGCTAATGGAACCAATTGGAAGGCGAGCGTTAGCGAATAGTATTGAAATGTCAGAAAGAACACTTCGAACAGAAGTGACATTTCTAAAGGAACAAGGCCTTGTCAATTTTTCCACAGCAGGAATGACGTTAACAGAAGAAGGGAAAAACCTTCTAGTTCAATTAGAAGAGGTAATGAAAGAAGTTTTCGACATCCGTTCGATGGAAGAAAAGCTTCAAAACACTCTCGGATTAAAAGAAGTGATCATCGTCCCTGGTAATAGTGATGAATTCACATGGGTAAAAAAAGAAATGGGAAGAGCTTGTGTTTCTTTTATGAAAAAGAAATTGTCTGAAACAGATAACACAATCGCTGTAACAGGGGGAACTTCGATTGCTGCTGTTGCAGAAATGATGGTTCCAGATACAGACTTAAAACAAGCGTTGTTTGTCCCGGCGCGTGGTGGGCTTGGTGAACAAGTAGAGAACCAAGCGAATACAATTTGTGCAACGATGGCGCGAAAAGCAATGGGCAGTTATAAGTTATTACATGTTCCAGACCAATTAAGTAATGATGCTTACCAATCGTTAATTGAAGAGCCATCAGTTAAGCAAATTTTAGAATTGATTCGTTCTGCAAACATGGTTATCCATGGGATTGGTGATGCGAAAAAGATGGCCGAGCGACGCAACTCTCCAGAAGGAATTATAGAAAAACTGGAAAAAGAGAGAGCAGTTGCTGAAGCCTTTGGTTATTATTTTGATGAGTCGGGGGATATTATACATAAAGTCTTGACTATCGGCTTACAGCTGAAAGATTTGCAAGACATTCCTCACATCATAGCTGTTTCAGGAGGAGCCTCAAAGGCAAAAGCCATTAAAGCATATATGAAGCACGGTCCTAGTGACGTACTTGTCACTGATGAAGGAGCAGCAAGAGCAATTTTGAATGAAGTTTAA
- a CDS encoding HPr family phosphocarrier protein produces the protein MVEKQVVVKRKTGLQARPAALFVQEANKFQSDIFIEKDDKKINAKSIMGIMSLAVSANTEIKLMIDGTDEEAAMDSLVSFIESEE, from the coding sequence ATGGTGGAAAAACAAGTTGTAGTAAAAAGGAAAACAGGATTACAAGCTAGGCCGGCAGCATTATTTGTACAAGAAGCAAACAAATTCCAATCAGATATTTTTATTGAAAAAGACGATAAAAAAATAAACGCCAAAAGTATCATGGGGATTATGAGTCTTGCGGTTAGTGCTAATACAGAAATCAAATTAATGATTGACGGTACAGATGAAGAAGCGGCTATGGATTCACTCGTATCATTCATTGAATCTGAAGAATAA
- a CDS encoding phosphoglycerate kinase, producing MNKMSVRNIDVKGKRVFCRVDFNVPMKNGEVTDDTRIRAALPTIQHLTENGGKVILASHLGRPKGEVVEELRLDPVAKRLSDLLGKEVIKTDEVFGDEPKQAIEQLEEGGVVLLENVRFEAGEEKNDSDLATNFAELADVYVNDAFGAAHRAHASTEGIAHHLPAVAGLLMEKELEVLGKALLNPERPFTAIIGGAKVKDKIGVIDNLLDKVDNLIIGGGLAYTFVKAQGHEIGKSLLEEDKIDLAKQFMQKAKDKGVNFYMPVDATVADDFGEHANTQVVDIDSIPSDWEALDIGPRTIDAFRDVILNSKLVIWNGPMGVFELEKFATGTKSVASALADAQDTYTVIGGGDSAAAVEKFGFAENMDHISTGGGASLEFMEGKDLPGVVALNDQE from the coding sequence ATGAACAAAATGTCAGTCCGCAATATTGATGTAAAAGGTAAGCGTGTTTTTTGCCGTGTTGACTTCAATGTTCCGATGAAAAATGGAGAAGTCACTGATGACACAAGAATTCGCGCAGCCCTTCCGACGATTCAGCATTTGACGGAAAATGGTGGGAAGGTTATTTTAGCGAGCCATTTAGGACGTCCGAAAGGGGAAGTTGTTGAGGAACTCCGTTTAGACCCTGTCGCAAAACGTCTTAGTGATCTTCTTGGCAAGGAAGTCATCAAAACGGACGAAGTTTTTGGTGATGAACCGAAGCAAGCAATTGAGCAGCTCGAAGAAGGCGGCGTTGTGTTATTAGAAAACGTCCGTTTTGAAGCTGGAGAAGAAAAAAATGACTCAGACTTAGCTACAAATTTTGCTGAGCTTGCTGATGTTTATGTGAATGATGCGTTTGGAGCGGCACACCGTGCTCATGCTTCAACAGAAGGAATCGCACACCACTTGCCAGCCGTAGCGGGTTTACTCATGGAAAAAGAGCTTGAAGTATTAGGAAAAGCCCTTTTAAATCCAGAACGACCATTTACCGCGATTATCGGTGGAGCAAAAGTTAAGGATAAAATTGGCGTGATCGATAACTTGTTAGACAAAGTAGATAACTTAATTATCGGTGGCGGATTAGCTTATACGTTTGTTAAAGCACAAGGTCATGAAATCGGGAAATCACTTTTAGAAGAAGATAAAATTGATCTTGCCAAACAATTTATGCAAAAAGCAAAAGACAAAGGTGTTAATTTTTATATGCCAGTTGATGCCACAGTTGCAGACGATTTTGGCGAACATGCAAATACACAAGTTGTTGATATTGACAGCATTCCATCTGACTGGGAAGCACTTGATATTGGACCAAGAACAATTGATGCATTCCGTGACGTTATCTTAAATTCAAAACTTGTGATTTGGAATGGCCCAATGGGGGTATTTGAATTAGAAAAGTTTGCAACAGGTACGAAGTCTGTTGCAAGTGCTCTAGCAGATGCACAAGATACTTATACTGTTATTGGTGGCGGTGATTCTGCAGCTGCTGTTGAAAAATTCGGATTTGCAGAAAATATGGATCACATCTCAACAGGTGGAGGCGCTTCCTTAGAATTTATGGAAGGAAAAGATCTTCCAGGTGTTGTGGCTCTAAACGATCAGGAATAA
- the clpP gene encoding ATP-dependent Clp endopeptidase proteolytic subunit ClpP, translated as MNLVPTVIEQTNRGERAYDIYSRLLKDRIIMLGTPIDDNVSNSIVAQLLFLAADDPDKDISLYINSPGGSITAGMAIYDTMQFIKPKVQTICIGMAASMGAFLLAAGEPGKRFALPNSEVMIHQPLGGAQGQASDIEIHAKRIIEMREKLNKILSERTGQSLEVIARDTDRDNFMDAVEAQKYGLIDEVMDKKPNS; from the coding sequence ATGAATTTAGTACCTACAGTTATTGAACAAACAAACCGCGGGGAACGTGCATATGATATTTATTCACGCTTACTTAAAGACCGCATTATTATGCTAGGAACGCCGATTGATGATAATGTTTCAAATTCGATCGTTGCTCAGCTACTATTCTTAGCAGCCGATGATCCAGATAAGGACATCTCATTATATATTAATAGTCCTGGAGGATCAATCACTGCAGGTATGGCCATTTATGATACGATGCAGTTTATTAAACCGAAAGTACAAACAATTTGTATCGGTATGGCTGCATCTATGGGTGCATTTTTACTTGCTGCTGGTGAGCCAGGCAAACGCTTTGCTCTTCCAAACAGTGAAGTCATGATTCACCAACCACTTGGTGGTGCACAAGGGCAAGCTTCTGATATTGAAATTCACGCAAAGCGCATTATTGAAATGCGCGAAAAACTAAACAAAATTTTATCTGAACGCACTGGTCAATCGCTTGAAGTCATTGCACGCGACACAGATCGTGACAACTTCATGGATGCCGTAGAAGCGCAAAAGTATGGCTTAATTGATGAAGTCATGGACAAAAAGCCGAATAGCTAA